The genomic window TGTCCGTTGATTTCTGATCAGACCGCAGCGCACTCTCCCTGTACAGGCTTATCCCCCCAGCAGAGGTGGTGTTCCTCCGCATAGGATAGGCCAGAACCCAAATCCACAGCCATGGCGCTCCTCCTGTCCCCCACCGTCtccttcctcgccccctccccctcctccgctcCTCGTGCCCGAGCTCTCTCCAGCTCCGCCGCCAACAATAATGTCGTCCCTTACCTCGGTAAGCTGCCCTTATGCATCATCCTGCCATTGCCCCGTACGTTCGTTGAGGTTCCATGGCTAAGTAGTACTGTATTAGTACTTACTGGGGGATCCCTTGTTGCCAAGTCCGATGACGAAATCGGTGGAGGAATTAGTTCGGGCGTGCGTAATTTTAGTCGCGGCGTCTCTGCTTGTCCTCGATGGGAATGGCTCGTCCGGGAATTTCAATTTCTTCAAACAATCTGTCTGCACCAGTTTCTTGGAAGAATGTTCATTTTTCACTGCTAGCCTACATTTACTACTACCTCACAAGGTTGCTCCTTTCAAACTTAGTGCTACTAGCATAGGCCACCGCTACGGACACTTGATGAAACCTGTAAGCACACCGTGGCAGCTCGCGGTTTGCAGGTTGCTACAGACGAGTTATTGAGTTTACATGCCATATGTTTTCTCTAGCAGCTCCATCTAATGATAGTAGCGAGCACACTAAAATTAGCTACTGCGCATTACATATGCTATGAGCAATGTGACACACATGAGCTCAGAATGTCAATGTGTACATCAGTGTAAGCATAGACAGGCCATATCTTTTCTGTAGCAATTCCATCTAACGATAGTAGAAAGCACAATAAATTTAGCTACTGCACATTACATATGCTACGAATCATGTGACGTACATGAGCTCAGAATTTCAATGTTTACATCGGTGTAGTGTAAGCATAGATCCTACTAAGTGTCGTTTGTCATTGCTCTTCTTGTAGCCTCGAGACTTCAGTGCAAGACCGGCGCCTCAGTTAGCCATGTTTCTCTTGCCAAGAAAATGCCCGTAGTTGTCCACGCCTCTGCAGAGGCTGGTGCAACTGATGCCGCGGAGCAACCAGAGAAGCCAAAACCAGCGGCTTCTATCGAGGACATGCCGCTCGAGTCCAAGCAGCAGATGATCCTGGAGCAGAGGGCACGGATGAAGGTGGCCAAGAAGCTGAGGCAGAGGCGCAAGCGGCTCGTCCAGAAGAGGCGGCTGAGGAAGAAGGGCAGGTGGCCACCGTCCAAGATGAAGAAGCTCAAGAATGTCTGACCGGCACATGATGTTAAACGGCTGGTCTTTAAACCTCCGTGTTGCGTTCCTCTAATGCATTGGTGTCTGTTTGGTTTGTACAATTTTTCTGTTCTGAAACACATAATCGGTTATAGTGCAGTTAACTATATTACCATAATGAAATGAAACCTTTTTGCGTGTCCATAGCAGCGGATTGATGTGCTTTTAACCAATTTTAGTCTATGTTGTACAACTGTCTGTCTGAAGCACGTTTTGGGATGTTTTCTGTAAAATTTTAATTTATTTCAAACATGATATTGGAATGCCGACTAGTCCTTGGACACCATCTTCCCTCAAATATGCAGTGGCTTAAAACTTGGAAGGAACATCGGTCCTTTTTCGATAACAAAAACATCAGTTTTCAGACAAGTCTCGTGCTTGCTGAAAGTCTGCTCTTTCAGACGAGTTTCCACTGCCTTTGATAGCTCAAACGAATCTCCGTTTGCTTGCTCAGTTGGTTACGCTGCCCAGTATGTGAATACTGCACCCAGCCCTCTCCTTTGTGGCCCTTGATGCTCAAGGAAGGaacaacaagaacaagagcaaCAACAACGTACACCCCCTCAAACTCTTTACAGTCATCTACTACTTGTCAGTTCAATTTTAACTGAAAATAAATTTTTTATCTGTCTATCTATAACATTCATCGTCTGGATCTTGGGATGCATCAAGTTCCCACTGAAATAATAACTGAAGAACAGGAACACCATGACTTAAGTTGATTCTGGGTCTGCTTGGTCAGTCAGTAGGCAGGCCTGAAACAGAATGGCAGGCAGGcggaatagcgagaagtggatgcgGCATTGTCATGGAGCAAAAAAGCTTTTGCTATGTGCTGGCACTTGACACTCTTAAACCTCACATTCCTCCCTTGTACTTTCTCCCTTTGCTCCCCACCATCTCATCTCCAGTGGCAATGAATTTCTGATTGCGATCCCGTCTCGGATCTCCACCCCAATATAAAATTAAACAGTCATcatgttagactgtatttacatgtgtatattgtaacgttgtatatcacctcattatatatatatgtgataggccacccctagaggattgtgccggttccccccaaagcttattgtcttacatggtatcacgctaggttacgtccgcttccgcctaaaaaccctaaaccgccgccgccgccgNNNNNNNNNNNNNNNNNNNNNNNNNNNNNNNNNNNNNNNNNNNNNNNNNNNNNNNNNNNNNNNNNNNNNNNNNNNNNNNNNNNNNNNNNNNNNNNNNNNNNNNNNNNNNNNNNNNNNNNNNNNNNNNNNNNNNNNNNNNNNNNNNNNNNNNNNNNNNNNNNNNNNNNNNNNNNNNNNNNNNNNNNNNNNNNNNNNNNNNNNNNNNNNNNNNNNNNNNNNNNNNNNNNNNNNNNNNNNNNNNNNNNNNNNNNNNNNNNNNNNNNNNNNNNNNNNNNNNNNNNNNNNNNNNNNNNNNNNNNNNNNNNNNNNNNNNNNNNNNNNNNNNNNNNNNNNNNNNNNNNNNNNNNNNNNNNNNNNNNNNNNNNNNNNNNNNNNNNNNNNNNNNNNNNNNNNNNNNNNNNNNNNNNNNNNNNNNNNNNNNNNNNNNNNNNNNNNNNNNNNNNNNNNNNNNNNNNNNNNNNNNNNNNNNNNNNNNNNNNNNNNNNNNNNNNNNNNNNNNNNNNNNNNNNNNNNNNNNNNNNNNNNNNNNNNNNNNNNNNNNNNNNNNNNNNNNNNNNNNNNNNNNNNNNNNNNNNNNNNNNNNNNNNNNNNNNNNNNNNNNNNNNNNNNNNNNNNNNNNNNNNNNNNNNNNNNNNNNNNNNNNNNNNNNNNNNNNNNNNNNNNNNNNNNNNNNNNNNNNNNNNNNNNNNNNNNNNNNNNNNNNNNNNNNNNNNNNNNNNNNNNNNNNNNNNNNNNNNNNNNNNNNNNNNNNNNNNNNNNNNNNNNNNNNNNNNNNNNNNNNNNNNNNNNNNNNNNNNNNNNNNNNNNNNNNNNNNNNNNNNNNNNNNNNNNNNNNNNNNNNNNNNNNNNNNNNNNNNNNNNNNNNNNNNNNNNNNNNNNNNNNNNNNNNNNNNNNNNNNNNNNNNNNcctctcctccatccaggggtcgctctctccggccgttgctgggcttgttgtcttcgccaagacgtcccacgaggcatggactattcttgagcgctcgtttgcggcacagtcgcaggctcgtgtatctgggctccgtcgccaacttggggagtgtcagaagcttgactccaccgccactgagttctacaacaaagtcaagagtctcgccgacacgctggcctccattggacagcccctcaccgactccgagttcaactcgtttattgtcaatggtcttgatgaggagtatgacgccctagtcgagatcatcaatgagaggggcaactccacgcccatgccagcacacgaggtcttttcacgcctcctgcttactgagcaatgagtcgagacgcgccgatccaggggcaacggcgccctctcggcaaacgccgccaccaagggtggtcgctccttTGCTTCATCCAGGGCTtcttcggggcagtcaccaccacccgcctcggcccctcctcctactgcgactctaccaggggctggcggtccacgtgtgtgccagctttgtggtcgcgatgggcactgggcctcgaagtatcacaagcgcttccagcggggttttcttggtcttggcaatgacggaaaggatacacgcaactttgctcgtcaggtcgccatggctgatcgtccgccgccgcagaagccacagggacacactcagtcctactccattgatccccactggtacatggactctggggcgacagagcacctgaccagtgagatggggaagcttcacactcgtgaaccctaccatggctccgacaagatccacaccgccaatggagcaggtatgcacatctctcatttggtcaagcatcacttctcactagacatgccaataggagtcttcaacttcgcaatgttcttcgagttccatctgtgacacgtaatcttctttcagttcctaaactcactcgtgataataatgtgctttgtgaatttcatccttttgatctttttattaaggatcggggcacgagggacattcttcttagtgggcggctctgccaaggtctctatcgtctggagcatcctggcgtcgctcgcgtcttcagtggagttcgggtatctccgtcacagtggcatgcttgtcttggtca from Triticum aestivum cultivar Chinese Spring chromosome 3B, IWGSC CS RefSeq v2.1, whole genome shotgun sequence includes these protein-coding regions:
- the LOC123069707 gene encoding 50S ribosomal protein 5, chloroplastic, with amino-acid sequence MALLLSPTVSFLAPSPSSAPRARALSSSAANNNVVPYLASRLQCKTGASVSHVSLAKKMPVVVHASAEAGATDAAEQPEKPKPAASIEDMPLESKQQMILEQRARMKVAKKLRQRRKRLVQKRRLRKKGRWPPSKMKKLKNV